TGAAAATATgaatattccaaaaaaaaacatttaacaCCCAAACATGGCTAACATcagaataaaatcaaatatttggtTCAACTGAATGTATACTAAAACCCACTATTACAATCACTTTTTATCATCTCATCTTCCAACCACTAACCAAATAGAATTCAGCTCCCACAGAACTTCgtcttcatgttcttcttcttcttcttttcttgagaaaattcttatatatttcatcatataaacttaaattatattttaagcaAATGCGAGAGAACCAATGTTTGGAAAATCCATACCCTTCAATAACTTTCgataaagaatgtttttctttggaCCAATTTTCGAATTTAACTGAATCCCCaattaatttccttttccatCGAATAGTAATCCAAAATCATAACCAGTAAACTTCAATAACGTCTTATCAGCCAAGAAAGGGTAGATGATTAGGCTTGCTTCAAAATAATGTTCGAAAGTTCAATGAATTTCGTTCCAAAAATTGTGATAACAAAATCTTGAGACCAAAGAGAGCTGGCTAAAATCAACTTCTActacttccttttctttaaaaCACATACTGAAGAAGAAATCTAAAGCTTACTCAAAAAACTGCAAATTGTCATTTGCCCTAAACAACCTTTGAATATGTCCTCGCTATCTTAGCATATATCGTCTGTAATTCACTTTTTTCCTTAGGAACATCTACTACTCCAATGAAGGCTTCTTTAAAGAAAGTacttcttttcaaatttcaataaaaattccCTTCTCATTTCACAAAAAACCAGTCATCCTTTCATATTGGACAAGCTGGAACACAGAGTGTCTTCCAACCCTTGTTGGAGGCCAAATGGCACTTTCAAGAAACCATCCTTGTTAAGACCTGAACTTGGACAAATGAAAAGTACCAGAGGGATCTCTATCTTTCGTGAGGAATTTAGAAGCAATCGGCATATGCAAAAAGATCTTTagaaaaatttctcaaaacaATGGAGATGAGAGAGAACTAAAGGGAATAGCTATTTAAATGTCATACAAACCCAACTCCCGACGTCCATGATGAGAGAAAGATGCTAAGCAATACCAATCAACTTAGAATTCaaaaaaatggacaaaaaactaaaaacttgATCTAAATGGATGGAAAAACGAACTCCGGCTGAAAAACTAGGAGGAAGATGAGaggagaaaaggagagaagaaagagccTTTACCTTACCAAGCTCCTTACTATGAGGGGGTTTTCTGTCCCTACCCTTTACAAACTCAACTCATTCCTTCtcgaattaatattaataactacTTGTTGGGTCTCGTGAAACTTTCAAACCCACAAGTCCAAGCAGTGTTAAAGTATTGTAACTCATTGGCTGAAGCTTTTGAATTCAATGGTAATTTAACACCTTAGTACACTTTGAGTATCTAAAGTATAATAACAAATGCATTACTTATGTCAGAGCAGAAAgtaacataaaaatttatatatcaaGTGTAAAATCTTCGTGACAATTGACATCTAAGCAAAAAGAGAGATCCCCCAACAACAAGAGCAAAAGGCTACCTTGGGAGTTACTTCAACTTCATCCATAGACAATCTCGGaaccatatcatctccttcaATCAGCATTTTGTCATGATCTTCGAATGAATTTGGGTCAAATGAGTCCAAATTAGTTCTGCCAATCTCCATAACGTGTTTCAAAGGCTCGCCATCAGAACATCCTAGTCCAATTATATTTGCTTCATTAGCTGAAGATGTCAATGACTGCACCAAcctttcatctttttcaaGTGGAGTTAACACTGATGGACATTTTGGTCTCTCATATAATTCagtcatttttttctcatagTCCATACCAATTGAGAAAGTCTCCAAAACTTCTTTTGGCAATGGTTTTCCAGGATCAGGTGGCACTGGTGCCTCCTGCAGCCCCGTTCTTCTATGTTCCTCCTGGGATATGGACAAGAAGACACTTCACTGAACAAGAATGTACACATACCAACTACATTTTACAACTAAAGACTCCATCATACAGTGTTTGCACGTTAGCACATAAATGTAGCAGCacaatagaaaaagaataaaggaCGGGACAATATCAAACCTCCCAAATCGATACAAGCGATTGAACCATTTTCACATCTGAATGGGTTTGAGAAAAAGATGTATATAGTTTAGAATGTTGATTGAGAATATCTGCAGatcaaaatttttgaaagcCTTAACATCGCAaggaaataaatgatttatgaGGAACCCTACTACTACAACCTGTTAAAAGAAAGTATTTTCACGTCAAATTTAAGTACGAAGCCAAATGAACCTTCTACGGCAGCATCTCCCTCAAGTTCGCAAACACTTCGACGTTTACAGAGATTGATTCCACCGTCATCCAATGCATCCATTGCAGTAGGAGATTTCCACATCCAATCTGTTGGAATTTTAGAAGATATCCATACTGGTGAAGTTGATGCTGCATCATTACTTGGATCTGCCTAATGAAATTGCCAAGGGACGCCCATTATTTGCATAATCAAGACGTGCAATCATGAAAATTGTAATAGTTAAtgggggaaaagaaaaagaaagaaaaaggacaAAGGAGACCTCGGAATCAGAAGGCATGCAAGTTGGATTGTCCATTCCATGATTCTCACTCACGTACTGTAAAAtgtgatttaattttttccctGGAGCATCTGGTACTGGATGACGGAACTTCAATTTCATTAGATGCAGAAGACCCATACCATATAAATTATAGTCAACCTAGAAGAAATAGTAGTTCAGAACCAAAAAATCAAGAGAGAACACcaataaagatttaaaaaataacacttCCAAAAGTACCTAATGAATTGAATGGTTAACTGTTGCATATCACCCAAATATTTATTGGGAAAATATGTATTATACAGAACAAAGAGCAAAGCAATGTAGTAATGCCTGcatttctaaaacaaaatatgatAACCTCAAGAAAAAGATGGCTATGACGACCACAGCAAAATAGAAAGCAAACTCACAGATGAAAATACACCAACTGAAGATGTGTACCTCAAAACAATCaagtaatataattttcaatatgTGTGATAAGCAAAGTGCTCAGAGTAAGTAATAAAAATGGGGGAAAAGCAATGTAGGACAATTACAAAGTGGGCACTATTAGCCGGAAGCTAGTTCAGTACCCGATACTTCAAAGTAGTTTTGAgtaaattattgttataaaaCTATTCTCCAGCCTTGATGAGAACGAGATAAAAagctaatggaaaaatcaagCTAACAGCTAGACTAGACTACTAATCACAAAGTAGCTTAATGTATTTAACATTATACTTATTTTGGAACTCATAAAGCTACTCACAAGGAACTGCAGGACAAATGGTATGTGCGATTCATAAGGCTGTAAAATCTTTTCGAGAACGGCACCATTCTggacaaagaaaaggagtaaGTACAGTCACAAAACACAGATCTTCCAAGCTGCCTACAAATGAAACAAGCAAAACATCTACATGGTAGTATTGAACACTTTGGTTAAGTTTATGGTGAACGAGCCAAACTCTAGGCTTCAACGAAGTAGAAACAGGCaacaactaaaatattttaacacaCAAATACTTGAAATCAACattagaaatcaaattttaacattaaaaaattatttagaaagtttctaaattatttttaaaaagaaaagtagacaaagaattaaattctcaaaaggaaagctcaaaacttAGACAAAATAAAGTATTCTTATCGAAAATTAATTAGACTGGAAATtgatttacatatttattgaGAAGTGCAAAATTGTATAGATATGATCCTTATTGTGCATCCAGATCAATTGAATGAGAAATTATAAACTCAACTTGTTAATAAAagctgaaaatgaaaatatttaaaatattcaaataaaattaaaataatatacaaaatattaatcaattaatgaACGTAATTAGAACTAGTTTTGAATTATAGCAACCAGAGATAAAATTAGTGAGAAAGATTACTGTCACCGCCATTGAAGAGAcaagttaaaaaataaccaAGTTTCTATTCTCAAACTTCTTTTCATTAATAGCATCGATATCAAAAGTTTAAGCTCTTGATATAGTTTGTAATTTCTAAGATAACACATATTCTCTGCAAATCCTCACACTGACAAAATATTGCGCTAAACAAATCATTATCCGTTACTGAGAAACAGATGTTATTGCAGTATCCACCATCCAATTTAGCATGGAAAACAACAGTAAGATGATAAATATGAATGGCTGCAGAGTCAAACTTCAAAAACTATACCAGCAGAAGATTTGCAGCACGGGTGATATCTTGTGGATGATATCTAAATTATTGTCAAAGCATTCAATCACAGGTTGCAGATCATTAATATGGGCAGGATGGCCCATCAAAAACAATATAGCATATGGATAAAACAAAACTCAGTTTCACGTGGATACAAATATATCTTCATAAAAAGCTCCTCTGATGAGTGGTAACCATAAAGCTTCTTCGCTCGAACAAGATTATAACCATGTACATGCTGTCTCTTAGAACCAGAATTGCCTTTCAGCTTCAAAACTCAAACAGAACCAAAATAATGTCATTAGCAATGAAAAAACACGAGGGATTAACATATATGTGAGACGAAGGATAATCCTCTAGTTGTCCTAGTGAAGAATACCTTTAAGGCTTTTTCAAGTGCAAGTGACACATCGTTCGCAAAAGCTTCTcctatacaaaattaaaatatataagcTACAGTAGCATCATAGGATAACAGTGGCACAGATTCAACAAAGATTCAAGCAGGTGCATGAAAATATAGCATGCTGTAATAgccattatttaattacaaaagaatttttttaaaagaaattgagatCCTATACCTGTAGTTCAACAAGCTAAATCCTAGATTAGTTTCAAAGTGTATTTTGAAACTAATTCATCCTACAATCTCTTGTAACTGCTGAGCAGTGCTCAAATTAGCATTAATTTCAaagtatatttaaaataactaaataaatacatgTCTTTTACAATtaagtatataaataatagCTAAATTTTATCTGGAAAGTaaagtaaaaacaaataatatgatatCTAACAGTAACATATTCATTTAATAGGCTtgataatcaaaataaaactataatcACATTCGTGAGTTGCATACCTTTGCCTTGCAACTGCAATGAAATCTCTGAGCACGGCACATATAAATAGGGTAAAACCTACAAGGAACATCATTTCAAAACATGGACGCttgcatgcatacatacacgTGCATATAGAATTGTACGTATACGCTAAAAATTGGTAGTTGatagattgaagaaaaatgacttGGTCGATTATATGGTAAATAGTGCCATGCTGACCAGGAAATTTATATTaccaaaaagataataatGACAATAAGAAATTTGAGGCTTTACAATAATAACCCGTTACCATCTCTTTTGCCCAAGAAGCTTACGTAAGCATAAGATAAATCTTGGATAAAAAACTAACACATGAGCGTAAGAAGAATACCATGTCTTAAAAAAACAAGCATGATCTTCAAGATTGACTCAACATTGCAACCGTGTCAATTGGGAGTTACAAGTTTCAAAATCtaatcttgagggaaaagaagtttttgtttcaaatggAGAATGCGGATAGGGCATTGTCTTTAgtcatccaattttttttttatcttaatgAGGGTCGGATTCATTAATGTGCTAattccttttccctttttcttttatttttttcccctatTTGTGATTTCGTGGAGCCATTGGCTAGATAGGAATGGTAGAAGAGAGGTCTTTGGAAACGATGTGACCCTTTATCAAGTTCAACACCTTTCTCTGGGCTACAGTCtcaaaaaaaactaatataattttcCATTGAGTTTAATTATCTAAGATcggtgtgagatcctacatcagttggagagaggaataaGCGTTCCTtataggggtgtggaaacctctccctaatagacgcgttttaaaaccgtgaggctgaaggcagtacgtaacaggccaaagcggacaatatgtgctagtggtgggcttgggctgttacaaatggtatcagagttaggcatcgggtggtgtgccaacgaggacattaggcccctaagggggtggattgtgagatcccatgttagttggagaggggaaaaagcattccttataggagtgtggaaacctctccctaatagacgcgttttaaaaccgtgaggctgaagGCAgtacgtaacaggtcaaagcggacaatatgtgctagtggtgggattgggctgttacaaatggtatcagagttaggcactgggtggtgtgccagcgaggacgttgggcccctaagggcatggattgtgagatcccatgtcggttggagaggggaacaagcattccttataggagtgtggaaacctctccctaatagacacgttttaaaatcgtgaggctgacggcgttACGTAgcgggtcaaagtggacaatatctatgcagtgagcttgagctgttacaatttGAGCTTCTTTTTCTGTATCGTTAgtcgtattctttcatttcttatcAACAAAAGCTCAATTTTCTACCATTGCAAATGCGTACTCAAATGCTTATTCAAGACTCAGTAGAAGAGTTCCGGCCTTACTCCATGAACATGGACGCATGTTTTCTGACCCGCCGGAGTCGAACCATATATTCTCAATATAGGAACCTCGTTCACCTTCCCGCcttcaaattaaatgataCGAAAAATATGCATTAGTAAACCCCAAAGCTAAGTTTGCACTCGTGCAAGATAAAGGggatagtatatatatatatatatagcaaatAATGTGTACGATCATGTTTTACACTCTCCTTAATCAAGTTCAACAAGTTGCACAGTTGAGAACAAGCAGATAAAAACAGAGTATAGACTCTCTCCCCCGTATCATTATCAGCATTGACTTCACATAACAAAATTCACATAAAGAATCCTAAACCTGTTACTGACTGCCAAATctgaaaatcaaagaaaacccATGGTCGATACGACAGTGTATAAACTAAGCAAGTGGTGCATTGAGCTTTCAAAACTTCACTGAATTTCTCATTACCCTCAAATGACTGCAACCAGCCTTATTTATAAGGCTGAAAGTGGTAGTTGCAACCTGATTGACCCAGTAACAAAAGGGAAGTGAAGTTTACCTTGGAAGCTACTGTAGGATACGCCGAGGCCTGGAATTGGAGGCGCAAGGTAGTAATCGATGGAGACGATCCGAACACTGAAGATACTCGATTCTGATTGCGAATCCCCCATTGTCTTACTTCCAATTCACCGGAACAAAGACAACGGTGCAGAACCAATGACTACGAGAAGGAAAGAACGAAAAACCATTGATGAATGGGTAGAAGAATTTGAGTTTCGTGGACTTCGCTGCACCAGACCGAAGAACAATTTGCTTCTCTTCGTGTTAAAATTTGGCACGAGAAAATGGCGCGGTGGCGAAGCCTTTTTATAGTGTGTAAATTCTGAAACTTCCACCGCACTCCAAAATGGAACTGAAATTGCACTATGCACCActaatgatatttaatttacaaaatttccCCATTATTTTAGCAAATTGCAATTAACCCCGATATTTTCTGAAAATTCGTATTCTTTCCACGTAATATATTCCTGTATTTCCAATAATGCCCTTTTGGTCAcgataaatttcaaattaattattttggttgttacaaaaacaataataaattaattttagatattaaaaaaaaaattcccacCAAAATGAACCGttctttttaactttgttatatttttaattttttaattcattattaaaagtatatttttttttaatttatactaATAATagcattttaaaagttaaaaaatattatacagacaaaaattatttatttcgcatttatttttatttacttcgTCTCGTTTACTTCAAACTATATTTGATTGAAGGcttcatattttttactttcacTTACATTAattcataacttttttaaaaaagttgctaatttatttaaatatatatatttaatggtttttctaataattacatttaaaaaaaaataaatgaaaagaattaatatctcatttcaaaaatacttttaaattttaaaaaattacattaattttcttaaaacttaaaatactcggattttaattttgttgtaatTCGAAAAATGAATATCAATTCAATGTAAAATTACCATAATAACcttaagtattaaaaaaaataaaaaaaaaataaacttaaatggtAAATTTTGTTGGTACAACAAACCATAATGAGAAAAAATGTCTTTATTTTAAacctaaattatatttattataaggaAAAAAGCTGGTTTAggataaaacaaaattctaaaattaaattcaaattaaattcgACATGTCGTTCGAGGATGGACTGATCAGTAATCTGTAACTTGGATGGGCCGCTCTTCGCGTCCCTTTTAAAAGGAGCGGCGGCAAGTGCAAACCCAAGAACTTGGGGGTTTTGTAATTTCGTTGCTGCCTTCATGGCGAGTTTCGTTTCTCTGAGCTTCTCCGTTCCACAGGTCATTTTCAAGGTAAATTCCGCTTCTAAACGCCTTCCCTCGTTAATCACGTCTGTAGCTGCGGAATTTTCTTCAATATGTACTCTGATTCTTGTAATGTTCAACGTAACGGAGAGCTTCATTCGAGGTAGCCTGTTTAGGTTGCTGCAATTGACCTTGCTGTTTTATTCTAGCATTTGTAAGACGAATGCGTTTTTTCTGTTTCGCATTATGCTTTCAGGTGGACCGGCCATAAGAAACTGAGTTCTGAGAATTGTTTTTGGTTGGACATTTTTGTTTGGATGTCTGGAAAGTGTTCGGTGATTATCCGAGTTAAAATGGATTGATTGGGTGAATAGTTCTTTCTTCTGGATAGATTATCGTTAGAAAATTAAGTTCTGTGAGATTATATAAGGATTAGTGAGCATGTTCTAATTTCGTTGTAATGATCGATTAATGAGCAAATTTGGCGCGCTTCATACATAGTTCCATTTCCAACTGCAATTTTTGTAAGTAGCATCTTCGAAACAT
The nucleotide sequence above comes from Cucurbita pepo subsp. pepo cultivar mu-cu-16 chromosome LG11, ASM280686v2, whole genome shotgun sequence. Encoded proteins:
- the LOC111804783 gene encoding uncharacterized protein LOC111804783 isoform X2: MASFVSLSFSVPQVIFKVNSASKRLPSLITSVAAEFSSICTLILVMFNVTESFIRGNATMETGQSHSSSKASWNSFDVCAILLLK